CCGCTCTAAATATCTGTTGTTTTTCCACAGGATTGGATCCTGAGGTGTATGCAGAGATTCTTCAGGGAGGACTGGATAAGGTAACAGAGGCGGGGGCAGTGGTTCTTGGCGGCCATACAGTTACCGATAATGAAGTGAAGTTTGGCGTTTCCGTAACCGGTCGTGTGCATCCGGATAAGGTGCTCACGAATGGTGGTGCAAAACCGGGTGATGTTCTTATCTTAACAAAGCCCATCGGGACAGGAGTGCTTAGTACTGCCTTTAAGAATGAAATGATTTGTGAGGAAGATATGAAGGAAGCAATTACTTCCATGAGTACCTTAAATAAGACAGCTTCTGAAGCTGCCCAAAAAATCGGTGTCAATGCATGTACGGATGTGACTGGTTTTGGACTATCCGGTCACTCCTATGAAGTAGCAGCAGCCAGCAATGTAAATATAAGAATTAATATTTCAAAAGTGCCTGTAATGGAAGGCGTTCTTAATTTAATTGAGAAGGAGTGCATACCGGGAGGCGGATATGCCAATAGAAGTCATTATGAAAAGTGGATTGAATTTGAAGGAGATATTTCGGATATAAAGAAGGCTCTGGTTTTCGATCCGCAGACCTCAGGAGGACTGTTGCTCTTTGTACCTAAGGAAAAAGCACTTGACCTTGTAAGAGAGCTTAAGGAGAGAGGAACTTTGAGAAGTCAGGTAATTGGAGAAGTAATGTCAAAAACTGAAGGAGAGAAATTCATTACCTATTATGAAGGAGAATAAAGAATAGGCAGTACTTATTATTTCCACTGCGTATAAACCTAGCAGTATGCAAAATAGTTTAAAAAATTATTTATCCGGAAAGGTTCTTATGAGTGAAATTATTATAATCAATAGCGAATGTATGGGAAAAGGAAATGAGGAGCTTGGCAAGACACTAATAGGTGCATTTTTAAGAAAACTCTGGGCGCAGGAGAAGAAGCTGAGTAATATTATACTGTATAATTCAGCAGTAAAGCTTATAGCGGACGGCTCTGTAGTATTAGATGCCATGGATGGGCTGTTCAGTGCAGGAGTAGATATATTAGCCTGTGGAACCTGTGTAGAATTTTATCAGTTAAAAAACAGCATAAAAACTGGGCGTATCAGCAGCATAGATGAAATTTGTGCTTTGATAATGCATGCCGATAAGGTTATAACAATATAACGACTTAACAAACCCAGCAACGAACATTTTGTAAGAAAAATAAACAACAGCTTAAGAAACAGAAAGAGGGATTGTTATGCAACTCACAGAAGCACTTAATCTGGTGCCGGATGGCAAAGGGACAATGATTAGTTTTGTGGGAGGTGGTGGTAAAACATCCTCTCTTTTTGCACTTGCCTATGAACTGGCAGGAGCAGGGAAGAAGGTATTAGTAACTACTACGACTGCAATGTATAACCCGGTGGGAGCATGTCACCCAAATATTACCATACTAGGAGAGTATATAACCACAGAAGGAAAGCTAAAAGGCATTACGAAAGAAAGGACAGATGAGATTTATAAGTTGAACAGCTATGATTATATCCTCGCAGAAGCGGATGGATCCAGAGGCAGGCCCATAAAAGCACCGGCAGAACATGAGCCCGTAATACCAAGAAATACTGGCATTTTAATTGGTGTAATAGGAATGGATGCTTTTGGGAAAGAACTATCGGCGGCTTATGTCCACCGACCCGAAATTCTAAGCGAGTTGACCGGAGCAGGTCTTTGGGATAGGGTCAATGAAGAGGTGATAGTAAAGCTTGTATCACATCCATTGGGACTTTTTAAGGCGTGTCCATTAGGAGCTGATAAAATACTTCTTCTTAACAAAATTCTTGAGGATGGGACAAAAGATGCGGCCAGAAAGATAGGGTATAAGGTACTTGAGGCCTGTTATAGTATTGATAGGGTCATATTGGGAGCTGTTCAGGAAGAAGAACCTGTAAAAGAAATAGTACTGAGGTGAGATGATGATTGCGGTTATATTAGCAGCCGGTTTATCTAAACGGTTTGGTGGTAAAAAGCTTTTGAAAGAAATACAGGGAAAAGCGATGGTACTCCATGTGACAGACCTTGTAGGTAATATGGACTTTGAACAGAGGATTTTGGTTTATTCCGATGAAGCAGTGTTAAATAAAGTAAAGGATAGTTGCGGATGTGCTTATGACTATCAATTTTTCTATAATAGGCAGGCAGAGAAGGGATTAAGTACATCTATAAGACTTGCCTTGGAAACTCTAGCAGGCGATAACAAAGACACCGGCATTATCTTCTTTGTTGCGGATCAGCCTTTTGTAGATGAAACTACGGTAAAAGTTCTATGTGAAGCTTATAATGAGGGAAAGGGCTCGATAATCGTTCCTTTGTATGGTCAAAATAGAGGAAACCCGGTGGTCTTTTCAAATAAATGGATAGAACAGCTTAAAAATCTGGAAGGTGATGTAGGCGGACGTATTATCATAAGAGAGAATCCGAAAGAGGTATGGGAGGTTCCTCTTGTTGATGATAGAATAGGCAGAGATATTGATACGATAGAAGACTACCACGCCCTATTTAGGTAAATGCGAAACAGCTATGTGATTTAGACGAAAGGATATAAAACGGGAATGAAGATACAGAATAACCTTGTCGTGGTAAGAGGGGGAGGAGATCTGGCAACAGGAGTTGCTTATCGGTTAATTCGATGTGGTTTTAAGGTAATAATACTGGAGATAGAAAAGCCAACGGTTATACGTAGAACCGTAGCTTTTGCGGAAGCAGTATATCATGGCGTGGCTGTAGTGGAAGGTATACAGGCAATAAGAGTTCAGAATGCAGAAGAAGCCATACATTGCGTAACAAAAAATATGGTTCCGGTGGTAGTGGACCCTGCCGGGGACACGCTTCCTGTATTTAAACCTGATGTTCTGGTGGATGCGATTCTTGGGAAAAGAAATCTGGGTACCCGTCTTAATATGGCACCTATAGTAGTGGGGTTGGGGCCGGGCTTTTGTGCGGGAGAGGATGTACATGCAGTAATTGAGACCAACAGAGGGCATAATCTGGGTCGTGTTTTTCTTGAAGGGACAGCGGAGCCTGATACAGGTGTTCCGGGCGTAATCGGAGGCTTTGATTACCAAAGAATATTAAGAGCCCCTAAAGACGGAGTGATTCGAACCGTGAAGGAAATCTGTACAACAGTACAGTGCGGAGAAGTTATTGCCTATGTAGAGGATTTACCCATTGTCTCCCACCTTGAAGGGGTACTTCGTGGACTTATAACCGATGGATTGTGGGTAAAGAAAAACCTCAAAGTAGGAGATGTGGATCCCAGATGTAAAATCGAATATTGTTATTCCATATCGGATAAAGCACGTGCCATTGGAGGTGGTGTGCTTGAAGCAATTCTGTATTTATTAAAGAAAGAAGGGACCGGCTGATATGAAATTCGTACACATAAACGGACAGGATTACTCATGGGAAATTGATATGTTCTTAATGGATTTTCTTAGGGAAGAACTGAATATTACATCAGTAAAGAATGGCTGTAAGGAGGGAGCCTGTGGCACCTGTACTGTTATCATAGATGGTAAAATGGCCCGTGCCTGTATTCAGAAGTTATCCAGACTTGAAGGTAAGAAGATTTTGACAATCGAGGGGTTTACAGAACGGGAAAGAGCGGTATTTACTTATGCATTTGCTGTCTCAGGGGCGGTACAGTGCGGGTTTTGCATTCCTGGTATGGTAATCAGCGGGAAATGTCTGATAGACCAAAACCCAAGCCCTACCAGAGAGGATGTAAAGCAGTCTATCCGAACAAATATATGCAGATGTACCGGTTATAAGAAAATAGAAGACGGTATACTTCTGGCAGCAAAAATGTTCTTAGATTATTCTGAAATACCAGACATAATTCAGACAGGCAAGGTAGGGGAGCGAACCTGTCGTGTGGATGCTGTACCCAAAACACTTGGGACTGCTAAATACACGGATGACTATAGATTTGAAGGTATGCTCTACGGTAAGAATGTATTCAGTAAATATGCCAGAGCGAAGATAGTAAAGATTGATATAGAAAAAGCACTATCCTTGCCGGGGATAGTTGCGGTGTATACTGCCAAGGACATTCCAGGAAAGCGTTATATCGGACATTTGGCACAGGACTGGCCGGGAATGATTGACATAGGGGAGGAAACCAAATGCTGCGGAGATACGTTAGCAATGGTAGTGGCAAATACAAAAGAGCAGGCCATAGCAGCTGTAAAGGCAGTTGAAGTAGAATATGAAGAACTTACCCCCATTTGCTCTCCGGAAGAAGCAGCAAAACCAGATGCACCGCAGATTCATGGAGAAGGGTTTATGCAGTTTGGTAAATTTATTATTCCGGAACATAATTTGCTTGACCATGAAGAAGTGAAAAGAGGTGATGCAAAAACTGCACTTGAGAACGCCAAGTATATAGCCGAGGGAACATTTTCCCTGCCGCCTACAGAACACGCCTTCATGGAGCCGGAAACAGCTGTGGGAGTCCCTGATGGAGACGGCATATTGGTGATAACAGGAGGACAAGGAATTTACGACGAATATCATGAAATCAGTAATTATCTGGGACTTCCCATGGAAAAGGTAAGGATTCAGAGTGCCGTGGTAGGTGGTGGTTTTGGCGGGAAAGAGGATATGAGTGTCCAACATCAGGCAGCTTTGTGTGCCTATCTGACAAAACGCCCTGTTAAGGTATTCTTTAGCAGACAGGAAAGCATTCATTACCATCCCAAAAGACATGCCATGGAAATTTACTGTAAAATCGGCTGTGATGAAAATGGAATCTTACAAGGTATGATGGCAAGGCTTATTTCGGATACGGGAGCATACGCTTCCCTTGGAGGTCCCGTACTGCAAAGAGCCTGTACCCATATCGGAGGACCTTACAACTACCAGAACATTGATGTGGAGGGGAATGCTTATTACACCAATAATCCTCCCGGCGGGGCATTCAGAGGTTTTGGCGTAACGCAATCCTGTGCCGTCGTAGAATGCCTTATGAACCAACTGGCAGAACAGGCAGGAATATCCGGCTGGGAGATACGCTACCGTAATGGGATTAAACCCGGTCAGTGCCTGCCAAATGGTCAGATTGCAGATAACGGCACTGCTATGATGGAGACTCTCAATGCGGTAAAAGAGGAATTTGAGTATTATGAAGCGCATCCAGATTATTATGTGGGGATAGCTTCGGCAATGAAAAATGCCGGAGTTGGGGTAGGAGTTCCAGATATCGGTCGCTGTAACTTAAAGATAATAGATGGAAAAGTTCATACCAGATCCTCCGCCGGTGCTATTGGGCAAGGAGTTCAGACTGTTTTTATGCAGATGGTATGTGAATGTAGTGGACTGACACCTGAAGATATCGTAGTGGAACACCCAGATACCAGATATACCCCGGATTCCGGTACCACAACTGCTTCTCGTCAGACCGTATTTGCCGGTGAAGCTGCCAGAAGAGCTGCTCTTAAGTTGAAGATGGATTTGGATAAGGGATATACACTTACTAATTTGGAAGGAAAAGAGTATATAGGAGAGTTTGAATTCAAGACAGATCCCATCGGTTCTGCGAAAACCAACCCGGTCAGCCACGTTGCTTATGGTTATGCCACACAGTTATTTATCCTTGATAAGGAAGGAAAGGTAGTAAAGGTAGTAGCAGCTCATGATGTAGGGAGAGTCATAAATCCCTTGGCCGCAGAGGGCCAGGTAGAAGGTGGAGTTGCCATGGGACTAGGATATGCTTTAACGGAGAATTTTCCGCTAAAAGACGGCATACCGCAGGTAAAGCTTGGAACACTGGGGCTTTTTAAGGCCAATCAAGTACCTCCCATAGAGGTACATTTACTTGAGAAAAATAACCCAGATATTGCGTTTGGTGCCAAAGGTGTAGGAGAAATCGTCTGTGTAATGGGAGCACCTGCCTGTCAGAACGCCTATTATAAGAAAGATGGTGTTTTTCGGTATAAATATCCTTTAGAAAATACGTATTATCGTAAATCCAAAGCCTGATACTAGTAAGTAACAGCAAAGTAAAGCGAAAACACGGAAGCAATAGTCTATCTGCTTCCGTGCAATTAAAACTACAATAACTCTTATTAGAAGTACACAATGTTTCAATATTCGTACATAAGTAATCAATTTATATTTTTAATTCATTCCATTTTTGTTCCATAACAGGCGGAACATATTCTTTCATCATATTCACAAGTTCTGCCGGATTGGAGGATACAAGCAAAAGTTTTAGATTGGATTCCTTCATAAACCCTTCTTTTATGGTGTTATGAAGCAGAGAAATAACAGGGTCGTAAAAGCCTTTTATATTAAGGAGCCCGATGGGCTTTTTATGAATTCCAAGCTGTGCCCAGGATAGTATTTCAAAAAGTTCTTCAAAGGTTCCGATTCCTCCCGGCAGTGCAATAAAACCATCTGACAAATCAGCCATTTTCTTTTTTCTTTCATGCATATCTTCTACATAAATCAGATGAGTAAGCTGTGTATTTACAACATTTTCAGGAAATAGGTTTTTTGGCATTACACCGGTTACCTTACCGTTCTTTTTTAGTACTTGATTGGAAAGCTCACCCATTAATCCAAGTCGGGAACCACCATAGACTAAGTCTATATTATTCTGTACAAGAACGTTACCTAATTGAAGTACGCTTTCTCTATATTCGACTCTGCTGCCTGGGTTAGAGCCTAAATAAACACATATATTTTTCATACACAAAACTCCTTATAGATTAACTTATAGTATTACTTGTTGCATACTGCTTCATTATAATGTATAAATAGGTATAAGTAAAATAATAAATTTTGTTAGGAGGTATATTAAAATATTATATGTATGTTAATTTAGATCTTTATAAGATTTTTTATATTACTGCAAAATCAGGAAGTATATCAAAAGCAGCTAAGGAACTGTTTACCTCCCAGCCTGCCATCAGCCAGTCAATCAAACAATTAGAAGAAAAGCTTGGCGGGCAGTTGTTTTACAGAACCCCGAAAGGTGTATCACTAACCGTAGAAGGGGAATATTTATTCCGTCACGTAGAACCAGGATATGGCTTGATGGAGACCGCAGAACGCAAATTTATGGAACTAAAGCAGATGAGCACCGGACAGCTAAGAATCTCCGTATGCAGTGCAATATGTAAATATGATTTATTGGAGTCTATAGGACAATATAACCAACGTTATCCGAATATTCAGGTTCATATAAAGGATGAATCAAGTAAGGTAATAGCAAGACAATTGGACTTAGGTGAAATTGATATAGGCGTATTGAATTTGAATGGAATAGATGAGAATAAATTTGATGTAATAAAGATATTTCAAATGCAGGATTGCTTTGTTGCAGGAGAAAGATATAAAAGTTTGAGTGAAACAGATCTGACTCTTCAAATACTTGCAGAAGAATACCCAATTATCATGCTTCAAAAGGGTGGCAATACAAGAGCCTTTCTTGACCAGTATTTTAAAACCCATGGCATTGATTTAGTACCGCAAATAGAGTTGAGTAATATGGATTTAATAGTTGAATTTGCCATAAAGGGATTAGGTATTGCCTGTGTTATAAAAGATTATGTTCAAAGAGAATTGCATAGAGGGCTATTATACGAGTTAATGGTTAAAGAGCGAATACCACCAAGAAGTCTAGGAATGGTCACAAAGAAGGGGATACCGCTTTCTACAGCAGCCCAGAAATATGTAGATATGCAAGTGTAAACTCATTAGGATGTCGCTTATTATAGGGCTTATTGTTCATATCATCTCATGGAAGGCAGTATTACAATAATGGTTAGGGATTTTAATATCCAACCCTAGACCTATGTTTTGTAATCGAAAAAGTCATATCATAAAGTAGTGAAAGGAGTATTAGGATGAGTTTCAGACAAACACTGTTGTCCCAGAATAATGGGAAAGGGACCCCAAAGCAGGTATATGAGCTTTTAGCAGAGAAGCAATATTACCTTGCATACTCCATGGCGAAAAGCCTCGAAATACAACAACCTTCGACTCCGTTATACATGAATATCGCCTTGTGTTTAACTCGTATCGGGGAAGAAAAAGAAGCAATTGTTTACCTGCAAAAGGCCTTTCAGTTAAATCATGGGGTTCCGGATACATCAAATAATCAATTTTCCTTGCGGGATTTACAATTTCTAAGAGCAGAAGATGAAGATGAAGCCTATTTAAAACCTCTGAATCCCGAGGTGGAGTATCCTTTGACGCTGCTTGATTTTAGAATTGAACTTTTACTTTTACACCTGTATATGTGCAGTAAAAATATAGATGCAATGAAACGTATTATCAGTAAATACAGGCGGTTTCAGTTGGGAAGTATTGATAAGGCAATTCAGTATATAGAGAGGATACAAGAGAATGAATGATACACAAATGTTAATTCTTCATTTACAACAGTATTATGAAGCCAAGAAACAAACAGATGAAAACAGTCTTGCTTTTTATCAGCAAATTAAGGATAAAGATGCTATCGATGAATATAACAAAGGGTGTAGTCTGCTGCATATAGCGGCAGGCAATGGAGATATAAAAGCCGTTAAATATTTACTGGAACAGGGTGCAAAGGCGGCGGTTTTTGATTCTTATGGGGGAACACCTCTGCACTACCTGGCAGAAGAAAACCGTATACTTGTGTGTACAGAGGAAACAATAGAGGAGATTGCGAAGCTGCTGTTAGAGGCACGGGTCAGTACGTTTCGAAAAAATGACCAGGGTCATTGTGCGTATCATATTGCTGCAAAACATGCCAATGTTACCTTGATTAAAGTTTTAATTAAACATAATGTAAAAATGACTTTGACCAATCAAGCTGGAAACACAGCACTACATATTCTGGCAGAAGAGGCCGGAAGAAATCAAAATGCTTTCCAGTATACCCGAGATGAGGAATCAAGGAATAAGCTAAAAGAAAAAGAAAATAAATATTTTGAAGCTGCAAAGTTATTGGTAGAGTATGGATTAGATATCGATGCATTAAACGGTGAACACAAGAAAGCTTATGAAATTGCTGCGGGGTACAGTTGTGGGAGAATAGCTATAGTGCTGCGAGGTGAGTATGATGAGTGTGATGAAGAATTACAATTGAAAATTGCCAGCAAAGGTAAATTTCTTCACCAGGCAATTAAGGATGGGGATATAGAAGCAGTAAAAGCTTTAATCGAACTGGGGGCAGATGTGAACGAAGTGTATCAAGAACCTCCTTTTTCTTTTCAGACGCCTCTGGCAGTGGCCTGTATGCAAATGCAATGTGAGTGTGTGGAGCTTTTGCTTAAGGCAAAAGCAGATCCAAATTTCAGAACGGGTGAAGAAGAACGGTCCGCCTTATATTGGATGATAAAGTATTGTCATTATAATGATAATTATTACAAAGAAAAGCGGTTGGACCGCGTGCTGAAAGCATTGATAGATGCAGGTTTGGAATTAAATGCACCTG
The nucleotide sequence above comes from Anaerocolumna cellulosilytica. Encoded proteins:
- the selD gene encoding selenide, water dikinase SelD, with product MEEKSKVRLTTMSTKAGCAAKFGPGNLAKVMAHMNRQERKDDPNLIVGFGTCDDAGVYKIAPDYALIQTVDFFTPIVDDPYTFGAIAATNALSDVYAMGGTPLTALNICCFSTGLDPEVYAEILQGGLDKVTEAGAVVLGGHTVTDNEVKFGVSVTGRVHPDKVLTNGGAKPGDVLILTKPIGTGVLSTAFKNEMICEEDMKEAITSMSTLNKTASEAAQKIGVNACTDVTGFGLSGHSYEVAAASNVNIRINISKVPVMEGVLNLIEKECIPGGGYANRSHYEKWIEFEGDISDIKKALVFDPQTSGGLLLFVPKEKALDLVRELKERGTLRSQVIGEVMSKTEGEKFITYYEGE
- a CDS encoding sulfurtransferase-like selenium metabolism protein YedF — translated: MSEIIIINSECMGKGNEELGKTLIGAFLRKLWAQEKKLSNIILYNSAVKLIADGSVVLDAMDGLFSAGVDILACGTCVEFYQLKNSIKTGRISSIDEICALIMHADKVITI
- the yqeC gene encoding selenium cofactor biosynthesis protein YqeC — encoded protein: MQLTEALNLVPDGKGTMISFVGGGGKTSSLFALAYELAGAGKKVLVTTTTAMYNPVGACHPNITILGEYITTEGKLKGITKERTDEIYKLNSYDYILAEADGSRGRPIKAPAEHEPVIPRNTGILIGVIGMDAFGKELSAAYVHRPEILSELTGAGLWDRVNEEVIVKLVSHPLGLFKACPLGADKILLLNKILEDGTKDAARKIGYKVLEACYSIDRVILGAVQEEEPVKEIVLR
- a CDS encoding nucleotidyltransferase family protein, which codes for MIAVILAAGLSKRFGGKKLLKEIQGKAMVLHVTDLVGNMDFEQRILVYSDEAVLNKVKDSCGCAYDYQFFYNRQAEKGLSTSIRLALETLAGDNKDTGIIFFVADQPFVDETTVKVLCEAYNEGKGSIIVPLYGQNRGNPVVFSNKWIEQLKNLEGDVGGRIIIRENPKEVWEVPLVDDRIGRDIDTIEDYHALFR
- the yqeB gene encoding selenium-dependent molybdenum cofactor biosynthesis protein YqeB, with amino-acid sequence MKIQNNLVVVRGGGDLATGVAYRLIRCGFKVIILEIEKPTVIRRTVAFAEAVYHGVAVVEGIQAIRVQNAEEAIHCVTKNMVPVVVDPAGDTLPVFKPDVLVDAILGKRNLGTRLNMAPIVVGLGPGFCAGEDVHAVIETNRGHNLGRVFLEGTAEPDTGVPGVIGGFDYQRILRAPKDGVIRTVKEICTTVQCGEVIAYVEDLPIVSHLEGVLRGLITDGLWVKKNLKVGDVDPRCKIEYCYSISDKARAIGGGVLEAILYLLKKEGTG
- the xdh gene encoding selenium-dependent xanthine dehydrogenase, encoding MKFVHINGQDYSWEIDMFLMDFLREELNITSVKNGCKEGACGTCTVIIDGKMARACIQKLSRLEGKKILTIEGFTERERAVFTYAFAVSGAVQCGFCIPGMVISGKCLIDQNPSPTREDVKQSIRTNICRCTGYKKIEDGILLAAKMFLDYSEIPDIIQTGKVGERTCRVDAVPKTLGTAKYTDDYRFEGMLYGKNVFSKYARAKIVKIDIEKALSLPGIVAVYTAKDIPGKRYIGHLAQDWPGMIDIGEETKCCGDTLAMVVANTKEQAIAAVKAVEVEYEELTPICSPEEAAKPDAPQIHGEGFMQFGKFIIPEHNLLDHEEVKRGDAKTALENAKYIAEGTFSLPPTEHAFMEPETAVGVPDGDGILVITGGQGIYDEYHEISNYLGLPMEKVRIQSAVVGGGFGGKEDMSVQHQAALCAYLTKRPVKVFFSRQESIHYHPKRHAMEIYCKIGCDENGILQGMMARLISDTGAYASLGGPVLQRACTHIGGPYNYQNIDVEGNAYYTNNPPGGAFRGFGVTQSCAVVECLMNQLAEQAGISGWEIRYRNGIKPGQCLPNGQIADNGTAMMETLNAVKEEFEYYEAHPDYYVGIASAMKNAGVGVGVPDIGRCNLKIIDGKVHTRSSAGAIGQGVQTVFMQMVCECSGLTPEDIVVEHPDTRYTPDSGTTTASRQTVFAGEAARRAALKLKMDLDKGYTLTNLEGKEYIGEFEFKTDPIGSAKTNPVSHVAYGYATQLFILDKEGKVVKVVAAHDVGRVINPLAAEGQVEGGVAMGLGYALTENFPLKDGIPQVKLGTLGLFKANQVPPIEVHLLEKNNPDIAFGAKGVGEIVCVMGAPACQNAYYKKDGVFRYKYPLENTYYRKSKA
- a CDS encoding LOG family protein → MKNICVYLGSNPGSRVEYRESVLQLGNVLVQNNIDLVYGGSRLGLMGELSNQVLKKNGKVTGVMPKNLFPENVVNTQLTHLIYVEDMHERKKKMADLSDGFIALPGGIGTFEELFEILSWAQLGIHKKPIGLLNIKGFYDPVISLLHNTIKEGFMKESNLKLLLVSSNPAELVNMMKEYVPPVMEQKWNELKI
- a CDS encoding LysR family transcriptional regulator, which produces MYVNLDLYKIFYITAKSGSISKAAKELFTSQPAISQSIKQLEEKLGGQLFYRTPKGVSLTVEGEYLFRHVEPGYGLMETAERKFMELKQMSTGQLRISVCSAICKYDLLESIGQYNQRYPNIQVHIKDESSKVIARQLDLGEIDIGVLNLNGIDENKFDVIKIFQMQDCFVAGERYKSLSETDLTLQILAEEYPIIMLQKGGNTRAFLDQYFKTHGIDLVPQIELSNMDLIVEFAIKGLGIACVIKDYVQRELHRGLLYELMVKERIPPRSLGMVTKKGIPLSTAAQKYVDMQV
- a CDS encoding ankyrin repeat domain-containing protein; this encodes MNDTQMLILHLQQYYEAKKQTDENSLAFYQQIKDKDAIDEYNKGCSLLHIAAGNGDIKAVKYLLEQGAKAAVFDSYGGTPLHYLAEENRILVCTEETIEEIAKLLLEARVSTFRKNDQGHCAYHIAAKHANVTLIKVLIKHNVKMTLTNQAGNTALHILAEEAGRNQNAFQYTRDEESRNKLKEKENKYFEAAKLLVEYGLDIDALNGEHKKAYEIAAGYSCGRIAIVLRGEYDECDEELQLKIASKGKFLHQAIKDGDIEAVKALIELGADVNEVYQEPPFSFQTPLAVACMQMQCECVELLLKAKADPNFRTGEEERSALYWMIKYCHYNDNYYKEKRLDRVLKALIDAGLELNAPVDRNQNTAIGCAYSPSVGVTRDFSYGSFSELFVNTYLSLGADGTIKNNQGKTPLMEFVENSYYARENALLGLLEHGVDVSVKDNRSETVLMKAARNRNHVVMVQLVELMSNFGNLDIQAVNEEGKSALDIAAESNNEELLKWMLEKI